Genomic DNA from Hordeum vulgare subsp. vulgare chromosome 2H, MorexV3_pseudomolecules_assembly, whole genome shotgun sequence:
cgaaaaatatatttttatcttcttttctaagagcaactccaacgcggcGACCCATTTCGTCTGTCCGCGTCTGTTCGGGTCGCCCCGGACGAAAATAGgcgcccaacgcgccgacccagtCCCAAATCGCGTCCGTTTCGCGTCCGCGCCGATCCATTTCAGGCTCAAATTTAGGCCGGATTTGCGTCGCCACGGACGCCGAGCGGACGCGCCGCGCGTCCCCATCGTGTCCACCTCGGCCCCACTTGTTGGTCGGCCAACGACCCCTCGGTCGTATTAAATGTGACCACCTACCTACGGGTCCCGCGTGGCAGTGGGTGGAAGGTGGTCGTGGATCGTCCTTTTTATTCCAAAGCGTGCGTCGAGGCCGGCCTCATCCACTTCCCCCTCCCATCCACATATGACCACGCTTGCTCCCCCGGCGGCGACCACGAAACCCTAGCCATGGGCTTCTTcggcaagggcaagggcaagctcACCCCCGGCGCGAGCTCGTCCAAGTTGTCGGCGCCTCCTCGCCGCTGCGCGCCGCCACGGGAGCGCCTGTACATTCCAGTCCACCAAGCTCGGTGGCACTGGCAGTACAGGCAAGCTCTGCCCTACCCAGATGTCAACCTCCCCCATGGTTGGCATTTGGAACCCGACCGTGTCCCTATCCCAGCAGTGTCGCGGTCTGCGCGCGCACACGTGGAGGAGGTCCGCCGGCGGCGTGCGCTCCTCACTCCGGAGCAGCAGCGTGATCCGACGTACACGGCCGACTCCCCTGAATGGGAGATTTGGTTCGCCGTCGAGCACGGGCGGGAGCGCATCCACGGCGCCTAGTTCGATACGGCcatccctccaccgccccctcaaGTGAAGtcagaggagcaggaggaggaggccgcctaCCAGGCCGCCCTCGAGGAGACAACGGCCTACGCCATCGAGGAGAGCAGACGCGAGGAGGATGCGCGCTGGATAGGTCTCGAAAAGGCCCTCGCGCTGTCTGCGGCAGGCGACTGCGTCGTGCCCCCTCCTCCATCTCCGCCGGTCGCTGAGGCCGAGGCGCGCCAGCCACACACCTACCAGTGGACCGGCCAATTCCTGGAGTGGGTGTCCGCGCCTCCCGTCTGGTATGGGtgcacggaggaggaggagaaagagtacCTCATGCACCATAAGTCGCTGGCACTGGCgagggaggaggccgaggcggcggagCAGATGAAGCTCGAGCACAGgtgcgaggaggaggatgaggcggAGCGTCgggagcgggaggaggaggatgaggcggAGCGTCgggagcgggaggaggaggatgaggcggAGCGTCgggagcgggaggaggaggagcgagcTCGTCCGCCTGCGCTGCCGGGCAAGGACGCTGCTCAGGCGTGGGAGGCAGCGTTCCCTTGGGTTGGGCCGGCCCCGGAGCTCATCGACCTCACCTCccccgacgacgacgaagacgatgcgtAGGGCGGCTGAGGGCGTCCgcgtttttatgtttaattatgttTTATGTGGACTTGAGTCGGCCTTTTAATATTTAATTGTGTTTATCGTTGTTTTCGTCCGAGCCTGTGTTGAACGGTCTGGCCGACCCATTAAAAAAATCGGACACCAACGTCTGCTCAGCCGACCCAAATGGACGAAAAGCGGACAAACTGCGCGAAGTAGCGTAGCCAGACTTGTGTGCAGGGGTGGTCCAATAATATAAATATTtacatatatttatttattttcaaagaaatatatttttaactACACTATATACATGCTTTGGAGAAATTCCACGATGGTCTGTCCACCCCTAGCTACGCCACTGACTGCGCGTCCGTTTGGATCGCATCGTTGGAGTTGCTCCAGCGTGCAtccaaagaaaagaatgataacaaTAACATGACAATGCAACTCTGCTTTTAGAGTATGGcctgattttttttttttgaggggaTAGAGTATTGGCCTGATGATGGATGCCGACGAGGCATGCATACGTTGTTGACGTACCATCACATAACCACGATGGTTTTAAAGACCAGCAGCGTGTTGAGCGGTTTCGGCATCAACGGCAGGCATGAGCTGGGTACACGTCGGAGATCAGATTCCGGGGCTCCACCACATCCGTCGCGACTCCCATAGACTGGTAGGCCCCACAAGGCAAAAAAAAACGCGCTGAGTGGGCGGGCCCCGCGGCACCGAGAATTCCAGCACCTCCCCTCGCCGACCGGTAGGCCCCGCACCCCGCACCTTCCCCGGCGACGAGCGACGACACCGCGTGCGTTTCCTTCGTGCTACCTATTTGACTCCAGCTCACGTCCGACTCCGCACGCGCTCCCCCGCGAACCAAACGCGAGGTCCATGGACCGGAGCCGATCCGCGGCTGTCCGTCGAAGAACGGACGGCGGATGCGGCACCGGTCCACGGGGCGACCGGCGGGGAGAAACGCCCACGGCTATAAAGGGCCAGCGGCCGCGCCCCGTCAGCCCATCCGGTTGGTCGGTCTTCTCCCTTCCCTTCCCTCCCTATCGCCTGCTTCCTTCGGCCGAAGAAAAAAAAAGCTCCTCCTGCTctgctcctcgtcctcgtccccgGCCTCCGCTCCGCCTGGTAAGCGCCCCGAATCACACACGCACGCCTCCCTCCTTCCCCGGCGCGCGCGCGCGCTCGTGTCTCGGGGTTCGGGTGCCTCGCGCGGTTCTGTTCTGGGTTTGAGCTCGTCCCCTGGATCTATGGATCCTGGTAGCACATATATATgcttgtgggcttgtggctcCTAGTTCTTGCCCGAGATGGGAGAAGATCTCGTGGTTCATGGGGTTTAGAGACGCGCTGATTATGGCCTGGAAAAGGTTAGGGAAAGATGTGTGGTTCTTGGTTGAATCTGTCGATAAAAAACAGGGAGTCCTGCTAGGCTCCTAGCTGTATGCTCTAAGTACGTACTGCTGTTTTAGCAGATAttgacatattgctagagttgctgttgGTTATAGCGATTGTTGATGAGTATTCAGGACATGAAATATTTTCCTGGTACGCATGCCATGGTCTGTCCATTCCACGGAGCTGTTACTGAATGAAAATGGTCCTGCCGCTGTCTTTTCGTGATGAAACACTTATTACTTCTATTAAGAGTCAAAAATCGGGGCAACACTTCGGTGAAGTTTTGCTGTCTCGTGAATTTGCTTTCAGTTAACCGTTTACGGTTCATGAGACTAGCAGCTTGCAATTCTTACCAGTTCAGGATGAAATCCGTACGGGCAGTACGGAATCCGCAGGCCCGTGCTCGTCCCCCCTTGTCTCCGTCCCTGGTTATACGACGGAGAAGTGTCAATAATTATGCATcgctttctttctttcttataAATCAGAGTATTGGGTCCTAGATAGCACGAAATTTATATATGATGGATCCACAACGCTTCCCGTACCGTCCCCAGAGCCCTGCTCATGCAAAACTCGTGTACGCGTCACCCACCTAATCTAAGCCACCCTTGGCTACTGCCCATGTGACCCGCGATCCAAATTTCCACCACCTACTTGTCTCACCAACCTCCGGGATTTACTTGTCTTTGCAGCTCTCGGtgactggatatatatatatatatggcctCGCCCGCGACGCCGACGAAGTCCACCGGCGCCCAGGAGGAAGCCGCGGCCCGCCAGTCGCTCATCGGGATCTCCCAGTCCAGCCCGGCGGCGGGAGAGGCCCTGAGCGCCAAGTCGCCGAACGGACGCACGGAGCACGGGCAGGACGACAGCGGGGCGGCCGACAAGTACAGGTCGATGCTCATGTCCATCTCCAACCAGTCGCCGGAGGCGCGCCAAGCCACGCCGTGCCCGCACAGCAACGCCGCTTGAGCTTAGGCTTAGCTTGATCTTAGCCCCTGTAATATTACTGATCGGTGATAGTATTGATGATCAGTCCTGCAGCTGCAGCTGTCGATAATATGTTGCGGACCCTTGCGTGGCGCCCTTAATAATCGCCATGTTCCTGGGTTTTCGGTGAATGATATGCAGCATTACGTATATATACGTAGTTACGTGCATGCGATGCGAGTCTCGCATGGCGTTGCTCCCATCTTGGTGTGGAATTTTGTCGTGCATGATCATTGTCGCTCACCGGTGGATGTCTGGCCTCCTCGGGACCTCCTTCATTTCATAGTTGACAACAAGCTATTGTGATCAGTCGATTTTCAAGGAAGGAGGCCGGAGGGATTAGGATGGGGATGGGGGCGGAAGAACAGCGGCGGTGCAAGCTTGCCGGGGAAAAAAAGGGTCATCAAGGGATACCCGCACGGGGAGGGGGGGCGGGGGGGAGCATAGCAGTGGGAGGTTGAGGGAAAGGTTGCGCCGGAGCTTCGCCAGCCATGGGTGGTGGTGTCCGGTGGTACGTTTGGCGGTTAGGGAAAGAAGGGGGAGAATATCAGGTGCTCCGGGAGCACACGATGATGAGGTGCTCCCGGTACATCTCGGTCGTTGGATCATGATCCAATGGACAGCATTCTCGGAATGTGGATCCATTTTGAAAATGTTTCTTTTTTTTGTAAAACTTGAGTTGACCAAATGTTGTCCATTCGATCCACGACCTAACGACGGAGGTGCACCGGGAGCacctcatcatcacgtgctctGGGAGAACCTGATATTCTCCCGGAAGAAGGGGTCTCGAGATTCAGGAAGCAATTTGCGCCGTCTGTTTTCCATCCAATGGTTCAAACGAAATCGACTGATCCATATTTGTTTTTCACGCGACTTACATCTAACCATTCTCGATTGACATGTATTGATCATCGTACAATCCACAACCTCATTATGTGGTTGTTCAGACGTGGGCCTCCACCGCAAATCTCGTTAACTCCGAGTAAAAAGCATAAGACACCAGAGCTGCACAAcaaataccatttgccatcacttTTCAAAAAGTTAATACAATGCATCAAACGTAGTTCTGCAAAAGGTTAAAGTTGTGTTCGGTGCATTCCTGTAATAATTCTTTAAAAAGTGGCGGTGGTTGTCGTAATTATGGTGGTTTCATGCTTTTTCCTCCTCCGATGCAGATGAGAAAAAAGGGTTCTTCGCATGAAGCAAAAGCACCACGAGCATTGTCAATAGATGTCTACTATCACACTATTTTTCTAAGATCCAAAACATGATCCACTCATCTAAAAACACGAATGGCAAGTGTTAACTATGAGCACATTCTGATTGTGCAATAAGATCCTCACCAACAATTCACTACCGATTTTGTTTTCTCATGGGGTGATTTGAACAGATTGACTCCAATGATGGAGATGCAGCTGCGGCAATGCCCCATCTGCTCGCTTGGGGGAAGAAGAAaatcccacacccccaccccacaCTCCCTGTGTGTGGATCATGTTCAGTTACCAACATACCGGGACACCAGGGTTCCTTTGAGGCATAGGGGTGCTTTTTCTGTCCGatcccgccaccgccaccacagcTATGCTAGGGGAGCGCGtgtgtaagggcatatttcttccccattagttttggtgattgatgacaatacatttatggactaatcgtgtgcaataAGCCTTTCAGATACTTCCTCTGTCTGCGCAAAGACGATTCATGCTCCTCACTGTATTGATATGAAGATGATTTTCTCTCTTACGTTTCGTTGTcggtggacttgagtcgtaggaaaagtcGTAATATTACGAGGGGATCCGCTTCTGAAAAGTCTggttggaatcatcacgtacactttcCTCTCACCCTCTTTTCCTCTTCAATGAAGTTTTCTTCTCTGTCAATATCTCTATCCTAAaagtcccaagcggtagtaccgctccctagagcggtactaccggtagtaccgctccagggcgGTAGTGGTCATGTCGGTACCGCTGGCATGTACCGCTGCCCATAAGTTCGACCTTTCTTGGTCGGACTTTGCGGTAGtgttgggcggtagtaccgccggtactaccgcttgttacaaggggatgaggtatctatgatgatttgattgctcaagtgcttagagttagccaccaaaaactctcatgaaattctcccacaaatattttgtccaaagcatgacactcaaattcggtgccaccaatatttcaaATCCAGCCCTATcgagttttaccctagacaaAATCCATAGCCAACCCAACAACTTCGGTACCACCAAGTCTAggtttcggtgcaaccgaaaaaCAGTGAATGACTCCCTCGTTACAATGTGATGAAATTTTTACAAATTGGTGGCACCCAGTTTGGACAACTGCCTAGGTCAGACAAATCAGgcccaccgagatttatatatcggtttCATCGAAACGCCAAAagctgccacattttgcactagtcggtgcaaccgagttttgctTCGGTTTCacagagttgggcaataatgttgtaaaggttggattttcgaagatgcctatatatacccctccacctgccTCTCATTAAAGAGGAAGGACTCAGAAcaaaccaacacttgccccatctattttctgagagagaaccacctactcatgtgttgaaatcaagatattccactccaaccatatggatcttgatttctagcctccccaagtttctttccacacaatcaatctcttctaccaaagTCAAATTTGTGAGAGGGTGATTGGGTGTTGAGgacactatcttttgaagcacaagagaaaggagtccAGTATacttaccacatctattaccttttggagagtggtatctcctatattggttaggtgtcgtttgggagcctctcgtgtggagttaaaccaagaagtttgtaagggcaaggagatcgcctaatttgtgaagatctaccccgaatgaggctagtccttcgtggacgtaagccatgttggaatagacaaggttgcttcttcatggaccccttgtgggtggagcccttcgtggactcgtgCAACTCttatccttcatgggttgaagtctccatcaacatggacgtatgatagcaccacctatcgaaaccacgccaaaaatctctgtgtcatctttgcgtttgatcttcctacctctactccttactttcatGTGCATGTCCTTACCTTTCGCTGATATACTCATTGATTTGCATGTGTAAGGTGTGCTGGACTTATTAGAAATGCTAGAATATGCAACCATTAAAACTGGGAAAATGTTGggttttaatttgtcaagtagtctattcacccccccccccccccctccttctaGACGTCCCTTCTAGTGATTCCACAAGTCGAGACGGTGTAGCTTCGTCCTGACCGCGATTTGCAAATAGGAAGAGGGGTTCGATGGTAGATGAGGATGAATTGGCAGACAGTTGGCAATGGCGAGGAGAGGGGAAGTGAGAAGGAGCATGCCACTAGTGAGGACGAGGAATTtgaatggatatgaggaggaggtcgGGGGAAAAGAAACAATTTCAGTTGGCGATGTCAATTCGACAATTATTTCTTCCAACTTCACGTTACCCAAATCCCAGATCTCGAATTTACCCATCCCAATTTTTTTTATCAAGGAGGTCATGGGATGTAAAATTTTAGCTCCTCTAAGCTAGGAAGTTCAAGTCAACTTCGCACTTGGAGCTTGTCATTTGAAGTCATAGGGGAGTTTCTAACGGGACTAAGTAACATGTTCTAAAGTTGGAAGGAGGGGAGGGAAAGGGAGGAGTGATTAATTTGTGATACCTTATGCATAGGGCTAATTGGTAAAATGCCTCCTTGTTTGCTTTGCTCGGACCGAAAAATACTCCAATCCCCCGACGTAAGTAACTTGCCCACA
This window encodes:
- the LOC123427872 gene encoding uncharacterized protein LOC123427872 — encoded protein: MASPATPTKSTGAQEEAAARQSLIGISQSSPAAGEALSAKSPNGRTEHGQDDSGAADKYRSMLMSISNQSPEARQATPCPHSNAA